One Scomber scombrus chromosome 4, fScoSco1.1, whole genome shotgun sequence genomic region harbors:
- the LOC133979001 gene encoding repetitive organellar protein-like: protein MADIISSAEREKSLYVKQIRHLDEQLESCQLKYDELEKQMKSLMSEFSTLEVDKKQVTMFLIQCKAAKERAEKMMAQLESQQKVAEQDIETLKMQQSQLMQELQEQISGLMSQSTMQVSKFEAEEKQLMSDMESQEQQHQPAINSLKEQHEAGTNSMKEKHEADFNSLKKEAESGKENFMEEAQKKADIFLRERISEINKKERAQHSKTLDQRELLLKENAALRREKYDLSEICSDVMTDLKKVKKENLGHENNAEHLRLENQHVRAKLKDCHNTHEVQEQTLAGQETDMANER from the exons ATGGCGGATATAATCAGTTCTGCTGAAAGAGAGAAGTCCTTATATGTAAAACAAATTCGACATTTGGACGAGCAGCTGGAGAG TTGTCAGCTTAAATATGATGAGCTGGAAAAACAGATGAAGAGCCTCATGTCTGAGTTCAGCACTCTGGAGGTGGACAAGAAACAGGTCACTATGTTCTTGATACAATGCAAGGCTGCAAAAGAGAGGGCGGAGAAGATGATGGCGCAGCTGGAGAGTCAGCAGAAGGTAGCTGAACAGGACATAGAGACCCTGAAGATGCAGCAGAGCCAGCTGATGCAGGAGCTTCAGGAGCAGATCAGTGGATTAATGTCACAAAGCACGATGCAGG tTTCAAAGTTTGAGGCAGAGGAGAAACAGCTGATGTCTGACATGGAGTCTcaggagcagcagcatcaaCCTGCCATTAACAGCCTGAAGGAGCAACATGAAGCTGGCACCAACAGCATGAAGGAGAAACATGAAGCTGACTTTAACAGCCTGAAGAAAGAAGCAGAATCTGGAAAGGAAAA TTTTATGGAGGAGGCTCAGAAAAAGGCAGATATTTTCCTTCGGGAAAGGATTTCAGAAATTAATAAGAAGGAGAGGGCTCAGCACAGCAAGACATTGGACCAGCGGGAGCTTTTGCTGAAGGAGAACGCGGCCCTGCGGAGGGAGAAGTACGACCTGAGTGAGATTTGCTCTGACGTGATGACAGATCtcaaaaaggttaaaaaggaGAACCTCGGTCATGAGAAT AATGCAGAGCATCTGAGGTTAGAGAACCAGCATGTCAGGGCCAAGCTAAAGGACTGCCATAACACCCATGAGGTACAAGAGCAGACGCTGGCTGGGCAAGAGACTGACATGGCAAATGAGAGGTAA
- the ogfod2 gene encoding 2-oxoglutarate and iron-dependent oxygenase domain-containing protein 2, with protein MKNEEDGKSPFYICSCFTTDNIFLEDYKLHVRFVTEQQFRLDYRKLLERLGCVTEQQFEDVLKKISQEVDRRRCLVVTSAERATVIKDVYRPLHSHVYHLQESYLAPKFKQIVEFCRSSLVSEEGLFDLLEEEAARRVYRFPVFEKSFCEELVEELEHFEQSSAPKGRPNTMNHYGILLNELGFDESFITPLREQYLHPLTSLLYPDCGGRCLDSHKAFVVKYDMNEDLDLSYHYDNAEVTLNVSLGKDFTEGNLYFGDLRQVPLNETECSEVEHKVTDGLLHRGQQMHGALPISSGQRWNLIIWMRASQERNKLCPMCNRRPTLEEGEGFADGFTKHPAPLLNTSCALT; from the exons ATGAAAAACGAGGAAGACGGAAAGTCGCCGTTTTATATCTGTAGCTGTTTCACAACTGATAACATCTTCCTGGAAGACTACAAGCTCCATGTTCGCTTCGTAACAGAGCAGCAGTTCAGACTGGACTATCGCAAA CTTCTTGAGAGGCTCGGCTGTGTGACGGAACAACAGTTTGAGGATGTCCTCAAAAAg ATTTCCCAGGAAGTGGACAGACGAAGGTGCCTAGTTGTGACGTCTGCAGAGAGAGCCACTGTTATAAAAGACGTATACCGGCCGCTCCATTCTCATGTCTACCATCTCCAG GAGTCCTACCTCGCTCCGAAGTTCAAGCAGATTGTCGAGTTCTGTCGCAGCAGCCTCGTCAGTGAAGAAGGTCTCTTTGACTtgctggaggaggaggcag CTCGGAGGGTGTATCGCTTCCCCGTGTTTGAGaaaagcttctgtgaggagctggtggaggagctggagcACTTTGAGCAGTCTTCAGCCCCTAAAGGAAGACCCAACACCATGAACCACTACGGG ATCCTCCTGAATGAATTGGGCTTTGACGAAAGCTTCATCACGCCTCTTCGTGAGCAGTACCTGCATCCGCTTACCTCCCTGCTCTATCCAGACTGTGGGGGGCGCTGTCTGGATAGCCACAAGGCCTTTGTGGTCAAATATGATATGAATGAAGACCTGGACCTGAGCTACCACTATGACAACGCAGAGGTCACCCTCAATGTTTCCCTGGGCAAGGACTTCACCGAGGGCAACCTTTACTTTGGTGATTTGAGACAG GTGCCTTTAAATGAGACTGAGTGCTCAGAGGTCGAACACAAGGTGACTGACGGCCTCCTCCACCGGGGCCAACAAATGCACGGGGCACTGCCCATCTCCTCCGGCCAGCGCTGGAACCTCATTATCTGGATGAGAGCCTCACAGGAACGCAACAAACTCTGCCCGATGTGCAACAGGAGGCCCACactggaggaaggagagggctTCGCTGATGGATTCACCAAACACCCTGCTCCCCTGCTGAATACTTCGTGTGCATTGACGTGA